From a single Aquipuribacter nitratireducens genomic region:
- a CDS encoding helix-turn-helix domain-containing protein, with the protein MSEVVQFRARVPRGGLEPLWRELVGAELRRRRLARRARLVDVAARAGVSSQYLSELERGRKDPSSEVLAAVAGALGASVLDLTAAVVSTGRAPSTTVPPSTPAQVRLAA; encoded by the coding sequence ATGAGCGAGGTCGTCCAGTTCCGCGCAAGGGTCCCGCGAGGGGGCCTGGAGCCGCTGTGGCGAGAGCTCGTGGGGGCGGAGCTGCGACGCCGGCGTCTGGCCAGGCGCGCACGCCTCGTCGACGTCGCCGCTCGCGCGGGCGTGTCTTCGCAGTACCTGTCGGAGCTCGAACGCGGCCGGAAGGACCCGAGCTCGGAGGTGCTCGCGGCGGTCGCGGGGGCGTTGGGTGCGAGCGTCCTCGACCTCACCGCGGCCGTGGTCTCGACCGGACGGGCGCCCTCCACCACCGTCCCGCCGTCGACACCGGCGCAGGTCCGCCTCGCCGCGTGA
- a CDS encoding ATP-binding protein, giving the protein MADELRDTVATLVARVRRLGTDTARIEVKAAAGGLPKSTGETLSAFQNTSGGVVLLGLAESEGFRPAEGFNASAVRDALAGLCADAMEPPLRAEIDIVPFEGREVVVLEVPPLDPVMQPSHIRTKGAYAGSFFRSGDGDRRLTHYEVTQLLSNRSQPLHDTEVVPTATLDDLSDTAVDVLGSRLATSSSRAFSGLTREQMLIRAGAATRDHDGTVRPTVAGVLCLGEYPQQFFPQLLVSFVALPGSTLGDTAPDGTRFLDNAVCDGTIPQMLEGVLAACRRNMRTAAVIRGSGREDRHDYPVEVIRELVVNALLHRDYSAGARGTQVQVELFPDRLVVKSPGGLFGNVVPSQLGVEEVSSTRNATLARLLADVPGADGLPVSENRGSGLSFVMARLRRAGMSPPSFDVTPAHVHVTVPQQALLEPDTVAWIGSLTDAHLTDEQHIALALMRTTGTVSNEMLRAWGVGSHDATAALRGLVDKGLAVKLGGRRYATYELAATPPDGAGFHGADQLSIVGVEDDDAKDPRPGAPVPRGRDAGLEAVIQAVRAGADSTRTITETLGVSVATTTRRVNALLTEGRLGQTAGPHSRSRRFFVIDPGSDRY; this is encoded by the coding sequence ATGGCTGACGAGCTGCGAGACACGGTGGCCACGCTCGTCGCCCGGGTGAGGCGCCTCGGCACGGACACCGCCCGCATCGAGGTGAAGGCTGCCGCGGGCGGACTCCCCAAGTCGACGGGAGAGACGCTGTCCGCCTTCCAGAACACATCGGGGGGTGTCGTGCTCCTCGGGCTGGCCGAGTCCGAGGGCTTCCGCCCCGCTGAGGGCTTCAACGCATCGGCCGTACGCGACGCACTCGCAGGCCTCTGCGCCGATGCAATGGAGCCGCCGTTGCGCGCCGAGATCGACATCGTCCCGTTCGAGGGGCGCGAGGTCGTCGTACTCGAGGTGCCCCCGCTCGACCCGGTGATGCAGCCCAGCCATATCCGGACCAAGGGCGCATACGCAGGCTCCTTCTTCCGTAGCGGCGACGGTGACCGGAGGCTGACGCACTACGAGGTCACACAGCTGCTCTCGAACCGGAGTCAGCCGCTGCACGACACGGAGGTAGTGCCGACGGCGACCCTCGACGACCTCTCTGACACCGCCGTCGACGTACTCGGATCCCGGCTGGCCACCTCGTCGAGCCGCGCCTTCTCGGGCCTCACGCGCGAGCAGATGCTCATCCGAGCAGGCGCTGCCACTCGGGACCACGACGGGACGGTGCGGCCCACGGTCGCCGGCGTGCTGTGCCTGGGCGAGTACCCTCAGCAGTTCTTTCCACAGCTGCTCGTCTCGTTCGTCGCCCTGCCGGGATCGACCCTGGGGGACACCGCGCCAGACGGCACCCGCTTCCTCGACAACGCCGTCTGCGACGGCACGATCCCCCAGATGCTGGAGGGCGTCCTCGCCGCGTGCAGGCGGAACATGCGCACGGCTGCGGTCATCCGTGGAAGTGGCCGGGAGGACCGGCACGACTACCCCGTGGAGGTGATCCGCGAGCTCGTCGTCAACGCCCTCCTGCACCGGGACTACTCCGCGGGAGCACGAGGGACGCAGGTACAGGTCGAGCTGTTCCCTGACCGTCTCGTCGTCAAGAGTCCCGGGGGTCTCTTCGGGAACGTGGTTCCGAGTCAGCTCGGTGTCGAGGAGGTGTCGTCCACCCGGAACGCCACCCTCGCCCGCCTCCTGGCTGACGTCCCCGGAGCCGACGGCCTGCCCGTGAGCGAGAACCGGGGTTCGGGGTTGTCCTTCGTCATGGCGCGACTGCGCAGAGCGGGGATGAGTCCGCCGAGCTTCGACGTCACTCCGGCGCACGTGCATGTGACCGTCCCGCAGCAGGCGCTGCTCGAGCCCGACACCGTCGCGTGGATCGGCTCGCTGACCGATGCGCACCTCACCGACGAGCAGCACATCGCCTTGGCGCTGATGCGTACGACGGGGACGGTCTCCAACGAGATGCTGCGTGCCTGGGGCGTCGGGTCCCACGATGCCACTGCGGCGTTGCGGGGCTTGGTGGACAAGGGTCTGGCCGTCAAGCTCGGGGGCCGTCGGTACGCCACGTACGAACTCGCCGCGACCCCACCGGATGGCGCCGGATTCCATGGCGCGGACCAGTTGAGCATCGTCGGCGTCGAGGACGACGACGCCAAAGACCCCCGACCCGGGGCTCCCGTACCTCGGGGAAGGGACGCAGGGCTGGAGGCCGTCATTCAGGCTGTCCGGGCGGGTGCAGACAGCACCAGGACCATCACCGAGACGCTCGGGGTCAGTGTCGCGACCACGACCAGACGGGTGAACGCGTTGCTGACAGAGGGCCGTCTGGGACAGACGGCCGGGCCACACAGCCGGTCGCGGCGGTTTTTCGTCATCGATCCCGGTTCCGACCGTTACTGA
- a CDS encoding NYN domain-containing protein, whose protein sequence is MDCDNVSPRTAEAVMAETAKHGTLSIKRAYGDFTSPRLAGWRALLPALAIQPVQQFPYSTRKKATDSALIIDAMDLLHSTGTEVFCIVSSDSDFTRLAMRLREAGRRVYGIGARRTPQAFRHACDRFTYLEILADASPSETPNTTQSGPVAVDQASEPEPMAEPEAVAPPLEPLLRAAVAARAKDDGWAPLSSVGWYVVNTHPTFDSRGYGYLKLGDLVRDQAYLEVDTRLDGSGTGHLWVRLR, encoded by the coding sequence ATCGACTGCGACAACGTGAGTCCCAGGACAGCCGAAGCCGTGATGGCGGAGACGGCGAAGCACGGGACGCTCAGCATCAAACGCGCCTACGGCGACTTCACGAGCCCTCGGCTGGCCGGCTGGCGAGCGCTCCTGCCGGCACTCGCGATCCAGCCCGTGCAGCAGTTCCCGTACAGCACACGCAAGAAGGCAACTGATTCAGCGCTCATCATCGACGCGATGGACCTGCTCCACAGCACGGGGACCGAGGTTTTCTGCATCGTGTCGAGCGACAGCGACTTCACGCGGCTCGCCATGCGGCTCCGCGAGGCCGGCCGGCGCGTGTACGGCATCGGCGCGCGAAGGACGCCGCAGGCCTTCCGCCACGCGTGCGACCGATTCACGTATCTCGAGATCCTGGCTGATGCCTCCCCGAGCGAGACGCCGAACACGACGCAGTCTGGCCCTGTGGCGGTCGACCAGGCCAGCGAGCCGGAGCCGATGGCAGAGCCGGAAGCGGTCGCGCCGCCTCTGGAGCCCCTCCTTCGTGCTGCTGTTGCTGCAAGGGCGAAGGACGACGGGTGGGCTCCGCTGTCCAGCGTCGGCTGGTACGTCGTCAACACCCACCCGACCTTCGACTCGCGCGGATACGGATACCTCAAGCTGGGGGACCTCGTTCGTGACCAGGCGTACCTCGAAGTCGACACACGGCTCGACGGCTCCGGGACGGGGCACCTCTGGGTGCGGCTGCGGTAG